From the Nitrososphaerota archaeon genome, the window AAAGCAGCGCTGCTGTGCCGAACATCTTTACGTTAAGGCCCGAAGCGATTGAATCGAAGCTTTTCTTCAGAAAGACGCCTGATACTATGAATGCTATCCAGATTATCACTAGGCCTGCTATAATCGGCCCGAGAAAGTTCATGCTCATGAAATCACTAGGTTGGAACCGCCCCGGCATCATGTTTCCCTGAAACATCCCTGGCCCGAAGAAGGAAAGCATCCCTACAACCCCTACAACTATGCCTGCTACAATACCTGCAATGGCCGCTACAACGGAGATTATCGCGTTGTTAAAGACAGACTTGTTGTTCAAAGCGTCAGAAATGGATTTGATTGCTACCAGCATCAGAACGAAGCCAAATATTTCAAGAGCAGGGCCAGCAAGAGGAACTATCCCCAAAAGAACCAGAATAGAACCTATACCGCCCATAGTTTTGGCTTGTGATAAAGAGCCCATACTATACCCCTGCACAACGTTAGTTGAAAAACCTTGTATTTTATTTATGGCAAGAACTTGGGATCAATAGTGTCCTCAGCTTTAACCGGGATCAAGTTCGAAGGTATAGCACCATAATCAATAGCATACTGCCAACTGTTCCTTATCGCTGTAGATAGTTCCGCTCCGCTCATCCTTGGCGTCCAGTCTAACTGGCTTAGAGCTTTTTCTGCCAGATCCCTAGTGGTGTTTGTTCTTTTGATGTACAGATCAGCAGCATAGCTCGGGTTCTCCTGCAAGTGCTTGACAGTTTCCAGCGTAGCCTTGACGAACCTCTTGACGAGATCAGGGTTCTTCTGGATCATA encodes:
- a CDS encoding DUF996 domain-containing protein: MGSLSQAKTMGGIGSILVLLGIVPLAGPALEIFGFVLMLVAIKSISDALNNKSVFNNAIISVVAAIAGIVAGIVVGVVGMLSFFGPGMFQGNMMPGRFQPSDFMSMNFLGPIIAGLVIIWIAFIVSGVFLKKSFDSIASGLNVKMFGTAALLYLIGAVLTIVLVGFLVIFVAAILQVVAFFSIPENPPQAAPTAQ